The following nucleotide sequence is from Longimicrobiales bacterium.
CAAGCCTCCAAGCGCGCCCACCAGGCCAACACCAAATGCGGAACTGGTCCCGAGTCCGCTCCACGCCGGAAGATCAGCGTCGTAGTGGATTTCGATATCCGTTCGACCAAAGCGCTCGAGCGCGGCTCGAATGAGTGGGTGTTGGATCTCGGAGAGTTCCTTAACCAGCTCAATCCGCGAATAGGTCAGCCGCACCCGGTGGTCGAAGAACGGAGGAAGCGGGCGAGCGGTGACATAGCAGTACTTGTCTATGGACGTGGAGAGGACTGCACCGCCGTGCCTCTCGAACCAGACCGGAAGGTCGGTTCCGCCTCCGAAAAGGGAGACGCGGAAAGGAACGCGCGTGATGATCATGGCTCTACCGCGTCAGGAAGCTCTGGCCACGGCGAACCCGCGCGCGCCAATATTCAAGCAGGTCACGCATCGTGGTCTCGAATGGAATCTCCGGCACCCAACCCGTGTGATCGCGGAACTTCGAAGTGTCCGGGATCTGTAGGTCGGCATCAATCGGACGAAGTCGCTCGGAATCGGTTTCGATCTGAATATCGTCCCGGGTGCTGAATGCGATGAGCGTATCGAGCATTTCACCGACGGTGCACGAATGCTCGCCGCCTATGTTGTAGTACTCTCCCGGCTGCGGATCGTGGGTGACCAGCAGGTGATAGGCCCGCACCGCATCACGCACATCGGCGAACGTCCGCATCGAATCGAGGTTGCCGACTTTCACGACGGCAGGGATCAGGTCCGCTTCGATCATCGCGATCTGTTTGGCGAAGGTCGACTCAGCAAACACGTCTCCTCGTCGCGGTCCGGTATGCGTGAACATCCGGGTCGTCATCGCCTTCACTCCGTAGGCCTCCGCGTAGTACCGGCCTAGAAGATCGGTCCCAACCTTCGAGATCGCATAAGGGGACGCGGGGTGGAACGTGACATCCTCGTGGATCGGGAGGGACTCTTTCGGAACACGACCGAACACCTCGGACGAAGCGCAGACGTGCACGACGGGGTCGATGTTGTCATCGTGTCGAATGGCCTCCAGTACGTGTGCAGTGCCTTGGATGTTGGTCTCGAGCGTGTCCAACGGGGCCGAGAACGACGTCTGGGGATAACTCTGAGCGGCCAAGTGAAACACGTAGTCGGGCTTCGATTCGCGA
It contains:
- a CDS encoding GDP-mannose 4,6-dehydratase, producing the protein MSQVALITGITGMVGSHLADYLLKETDWDMVGLARWRSPLDNIEHLLDQVNRGERIRLVYGDLRDYLSIQSAVRESKPDYVFHLAAQSYPQTSFSAPLDTLETNIQGTAHVLEAIRHDDNIDPVVHVCASSEVFGRVPKESLPIHEDVTFHPASPYAISKVGTDLLGRYYAEAYGVKAMTTRMFTHTGPRRGDVFAESTFAKQIAMIEADLIPAVVKVGNLDSMRTFADVRDAVRAYHLLVTHDPQPGEYYNIGGEHSCTVGEMLDTLIAFSTRDDIQIETDSERLRPIDADLQIPDTSKFRDHTGWVPEIPFETTMRDLLEYWRARVRRGQSFLTR